In the genome of Pseudanabaena mucicola str. Chao 1806, the window GCTTGCAGCAAATTCTACCAATGCAATTAGGCGATCGCGACTTTCCAACCCAGAGTATTTGGCTGAGCGGATCTGGTAGTGATTTAGAGCCAACGGATTACGAATGGGATAAGGTTTCCGCTTTTAAGAAATTGGTAACGCCTCAAAAGTTCTGGAATGGAGTATTTTTGAAACCGAATGAAGGTGAGATTACTACAGGCTTTGGGGTGCGCCGCTATTACAATGGGGAATTTGCTAATGATTACTACCATCGCGGCATTGACTATGCGGGTGGCTATGGCTCTCCAGTGATTGCACCTGCGGCTGGCTATGTGCGCTTAGTAGGAACGGTGTCACAGGGATTCCGTTTGCATGGCAATACTGTTGGCGTAGATCACGGGCAAGGCGTAGAGAGTATATTTCTCCATCTCAGCGAAATTTATGTAAAAGAAGGAGATTTTGTGAATGCTGGTCAAGCGATTGGTGCAGTCGGGGCAACGGGTGCGGCAACTGGTCCCCATTTGCATTGGGGACTTTATGTAAATGGCGAATCGATTAATCCTGTAGCTTGGCGATACGAAGGTGTCGAATAGGCAAAATCACAATTTGTGTTTATTTAAGCCAGTCCAAACCAACCAAGATAGGTCTTCAGAATCGATTTACCGAAAAACAGAGAAATTGTACCGCCGATCGCCAGAAAAGGACCAAAGGGAATAGGCTGTTGTTTACAGACTTTGCTGAATAGCACAGCGATCACTCCCACACAAGTGCCGATCGCTGATGCTAGTAAAATTGTGAGCAAAACCTGTTGCCATCCCAGCCACATCCCAATCATTGCTGCAAGTTTTGCGTCACCGCCACCCATCGCCTCCTTTTGCAGAAAAATTCTGCCCGCAATTCGCATAATGTCGAGTAGCCAAATGCCTAGTACAGCACCACCTATACCCAAGAGTAAATGAGTTGCAAAGTTTGTGCGATCATTACTATTAGCAAAGGCTAAACTGCCTTGATAGAACGAACCTAGTAACAGCCCTGACTGAGTTAAGGAATTTGGCAAAGTCATAGTGTCAAAGTCGATCATGGACAAAGCCAATAACCAACTAAGGAACAGGGCATAAAATCCTAAAATCAGAGGGGGTTGTGAATTGCCAAAATACAAAGCTATGCACCAAAACAAGAAGGCTGTGAATGCCTCGATCGCAGGGTAGCGCCAAGATACTGGTGTATGGCAATAACGACATTTACCTTTGATTAAAAACCAACCAATAATCGGAATATTGTCGCGTGGCGCAAGTTGGCGCAGACAATGGGGACAACGTGAGGGTGGATGCAGAATTGACAGTCCCGCAGGCACACGATAAATCACCACGTTCAAGAAACTGCCTATGCAAGCTCCGATCGCGATCGCCAAAATTTGTAAAAAGAGAGATTCGATAAGTAGCAAAGAGTTTGAAGAAAGCTAGTTTGTCATTTCCAAAAGTGCAATTACCTTATACATAGCAATTGTACTTTTGGCATCTATTTTCTAGTATGGTAAACAAATTGTGCGCGTTACATAACAATTTGTACCACCGTAGTTACGACAAACTCTTCGAGCAGTCCTTTCTGCTTGATACTCATCAGTTGACCAACCAGTTCCTGCTGCGCCATTACTACTTTCAGATATCGACATACAAGCATTTCTTGCCCAGATTAAAACTTCACAGTCACCTGCACCAGAAACGCTTTCACATTCACTTATTGCTCGGTTTTCCGCTGCGCTACGAGAACGAAAATTCCAAGAATATCCCTTGTCTTGAGTTGAGGGAGAACGGGCAATTGCGCCATAGCTTTGAGCTTTGGCTTCTAGTCCCCCTACAGCCATTGTAGGAATCACAATAGCAGCCGCGATCACTAAAGAATTCCAAAAGTTTTTAGACATAATGTCCTTCCGTTGACATCAATGAAACCCTATAATACCCATTCTAATATGTAAATTAAGGTTAGTGTAATTTAGTTTGCAAAGTCTTAATCATGTCATATTGATCAAATTGATCATTGGAGTTACAAATTGCTCACAAGCACTAGAAATCCATTAGTAAAACAACTACGATCACTAGGTGAGAGCGCTAAGGATCGAAAAGAACAAGGATTATTTTTAGTAGAAGGAACTCATGCTCTAACTGAAGCGATCGCTACAGCCTTTCCAATAGCGACTGTATGCTGTACTGAAAAATGGATTACGGCTAATCCTGATTTATACAAACACATTGAAGCCTCTGTAGATGAAATTAAAAGATTAGAGATCGTCTCTGAAGAGGTACTTCAAGCGATCGCTACTACGAAAAATCCTGATGGGGCAATCGCTGCGGCTTTTTTACCATCCCATAAAATTGCCCAAATTAGTACTTTAGGTTTAGCACTAGAAACTATTCAAGATCCAAGAAATATCGGGGTAATAATTCGCTCAGCCGTCGCTGTAGGAATTGATGGCATGTTAGTGAGCAACGATAGTGTTGATTTAACTAATCCCAAAATTATTCGCGCTACCGCAGGACAATGGTTTCACTGTCCCATGCAGACATCGACAAATATTGCCGATGATATTCGGAAATTGCAAGCCCAAGGGGTTAAAGCGATCGCCACACTAGCCAATGCCAAGAAAACCTATTGGGATTACGATTTCACTCAACCAACTCTAATTTTGTTAGGAAATGAAGGTAATGGTTTATCACAGAAATTAATTGAACTCGCCGATGAGTCTTTATCAATTCCTCAAAGCGATCGAGTAGAGTCATTAAATGTAGCTATTTGTGCATCATTACTACTTTACGAAGCAAAACGTCAGAGAGAAATGGGCAGAAAGTAGGGAAGTGAATCTATATCTAATAGGACTTTAATAGAGATTCATCGTTACATAGTTTTGCTAATCTTCAGGCAAGTATTGAGGATTTAAGACATCGGCTTGAGAAAAAGGGCAAAAGTCAGGAAATGTGGTCATATCTAATCCAGTTTCTTGAGATATGATCAATTTTGCATCTTGATAGCAATCTGCGAATACAGATTCAAAATAAGGCTTTAGGCTGGGACTTTTTTGAATGCTTTATTTAAACTTAGAGAATGCTCGGTAATTGATGCTTTCCAGCTATTGGTTTGTTTTTGTGGTTGGTATTTCCATTTTAGTAAATGCTGTAATACTCTAATCAAATTACTTTCTAAGGCATCCTTACGGCTATTTTCCATATCTTCAATTTCTTCAGCCAGATTTTCGAGATCCAATTTCTCAACATCTCCTTTGCATAATAGATTTACGGTTTCCTTCAGCCAGAGATTAAAATCCATTTCATATAAAGCTTTAGTTGCATTCATGATTTTGAATATTTGACATACTTGGTATATATATTAATCAAACTATCGGCTATTTTAGCCCAACTATAATTTTCGGCAATATATGGTTGAGCGCGATCGCCTTTTTGCTTGGCAACTTGTGGATGCTCGAAAAATTCTTGGATTGTTGCTGCGATCGCCACAGTATCCAATTGCGTCACATAGCCAAGATCGTGAGATTGAACCATTGGTGCGATCGCCACCCCATCGGTAATTAAAACAGGTGTTCCTGCGACGAGGGATTCTATGACAGCAATACCAAAGTTTTCAGAATGGGAAGTTAGGACAAATAGATCGGCTCCTTGTAGATAGAGATTTTTAAGTTCTCCATTAACGAAACCGACAAGATGGGTTCGATCGCGAATTTGATGTGTTTCGAGTAAGCTTTGAATCTGCTTTATGTAATCACTCTCGCCATTTCCCGCGATCACAAAAGCAAAATTTGAGTCTGGGAATTTGCCGAGAGCAGGGATAAGATACTCCAATCCTTTTTTAGGATGGATACGGGACATAAACAGAATAATAGGGATCTGATCGGGAATTTGCAGGATTTGACGCAGTTGATCTTGAGCATTAGCAATTAGCTCTGGTATATGCACTCCATGGGGCAATACGAAATTAGGAATATTTAAATTTAGTTGCTGAGATTCCTCTCTTTCCTGCTCAGCTGTAAAATGGAGTGATTGACTATGCAATAAATTAGAGCGTTCAATAATATTGAGATAAACTTGTTTGCGAAGTTTGCTTTGTTGTAATGACCATTCACAAAGCTGCCCCAAGGGGCGATTGATATAGGGTACTTTTTTGATACGAGCTATCGCCATAGCGATCGTGGAGGCATAGGAGAAAATGGCATGGACATGAATGATGTCATAATCGGTGATATGCTGCCATAGCCAAGCGGTTAATGTTCTCGAATAGGCAAATTCACGCACAGCATTCACATTAGGTGAGAATCTTGCAAAAAAACGAATCGGTACATTTCCATATTCCTCTAGCTGATCAGTCAGTTCACCTAGTGGGACATCCAATAGGTCTTTGCCATTATCGTTAGTAGTCGCGATTTCTGCATCAACGTTTTGCGATTGCAACGCTTTCACCATTTCGATTACTGCTTTGCTAGGACCTCCACGCACTTTTGCCACGGAAGGAATAATATGCAGAACTTTCATAGGGAGAGCACCTGTAACCAATTTTGCAAAACTACTAAGCTCCATCGTCGATACCATTGCTGAGGTGGTAGAGGAATATGATTTGGAATTTTGATGTCCATAGTACCTTTAAGCAAATCCTTGTCAATCCATTGAAAAAAGGGAATGGTAAAGCCTCGCTTAGGGCGATTAATAATATATTCAGGGATTTCGGGAATTGCCTTAGTTAATAGCTTTTTGTGATTTTGTAAACGGGTTGCTGCGGGGATTTGATTTATGACTTCAAATAGCGCCCGATCAACAAAGGGAACACGCAACTCTAAGCCCCATTTCATGCTCATCACATCGCTATCTCTCAATAATTGATTTCGCATATAGCGACTTAGTTCCAGATAAGAAACTTCATCTTGTGGGGTGGGAAATTGTGGAAAATATTGATTTTCACTAGTAATAAAAGTGACAATCTCATTTTTGATCTGCTCTCCAGCATCTTTTCCTAAATAGAATTGAACTAATTGATAGGCTTCCCAATGCGAAAAAACTCCACGTACTAAACCATAGGCATTTTTGATGGAGTTATCTTTAGTCAGAAATGCCCCAAGCCTTCGATATTTTGGGGACTGGGCTAATTGTTCTAAACCTTTACCAATAACTTTGGCGATCGCTTTTAAGAGAGCAACACGTTGCCTCTGTTCTACCATCCATGGTACTTGCCGAAATGTCCTATAACCGCCAAATAGTTCATCACTACCTAGTCCCGATAAAACAACTTTCATACCCTGTTGGTGGGTAATTTGAGAAATGCAAAATGTATTAAATCCGTCAATTGTGGGTTGATCGAGTGATCGCCAATATTCTGGTAACAGATTATGAGCAAGATCAGCCGTTAGTAGATATTCAGTATGAGATGTACCAAAGTGATCAGCGACCTGTTTCGCGATTGCCCCTTCATTCCAAGCCTCTTCTTTAAATGTAAGGGAATAGGTACGTAATTCATTACCTTGTATTTGTCGAGCAATGGCAACAAGTGCAGTTGAGTCGATACCCCCACTCAAAAATATACCAATAGGGACATCACTAACTAGATGATGCGTAACACTATTGAATAAAGCGGTTCTTGTTGTAGCGATCGCTTCTAAGGATAGTTTCGCTACTATTGGGGCATAACTTGGCTCTACAGAATGCTCTGCATAACGTACCGATGGGAAATTAATTTCCCAATATTTTTGATGATAAATCTTGCCATCCTGCCATCGTAAACTGCTACCTGCTTCTAAGCTTTTAATTCCGTCAATAATTGTCCAAGGCTCGGAAACTGAGCCATTAGTTAAATATGTAAATAAACCAACTGGGCTTAATTGTTTAGGGATGATACCAAGCGCGATAATAGCCCGTAATTCTGACGCAAAAATTAAAGTTTTACCCTGATACCAATAATAAAGAGGTTTAATCCCAAATGGATCGCGTGCCATAAAACAAACCTTCTCGCGATCGTCCCAAATTGCAAAGGCAAACATTCCGCGCAAAAGATCTAGGCATCTTTCGCCATGTTTTGCATAGAGTTTGAGAATTACTTCTGTATCTGTATAGGAAAAAAAAGTTTCTCCTTCTTTTTTTAACTGTTCTCTTAATTCAAGAAAGTTATAGATTTCTCCATTAAAGGTAATCCAATATCTTTGATCAGCAATGTGCATTGGCTGATGTCCATTTTGGCTTAGATCGAGAATCGCCAGCCGAGTATGAATTAAGGCTACATCTCGCTGTGGTGATAAATATAAGCCTTGATCATCATCCCCTCGATGCTGAAGGGCAATTTGTAATATGCGGGTATATCGCTCAGTTTCAGTTGGTAGTGATAAAGCTAAAAAACCAGCAATTCCACACATATAATGTTTCCTAGCTCCAAAATATTATGTCAAGTTTATGTGCTTTGACTCCGCTCAGCTAACTTCGACTTCTCTCAGTTAACGCTGGCTGAGCGTAGTCGAAGTCACAACTCCCTAACCTTGGCTGAGCTTAACCGAAGCCAGATTAATAGCAAGCCTCTTAATTTAGAAAACTTGATAAATAATTAGATAGATTCTGCTGAAAATGCTCAAATCCAAATTTGCTAATTACGACTTGTCGTAATCTTTGCGGCTGGTACATTAGAGGATGTTCATATTTACACGATAAAATTTTGGTAATTATTGTCGCAATTTCCTGTAAGTTATCAGGATTAATTAGTGCCCCAATCTCTCCTTGACACAAAGCATCGACAGCCCCATCTAAATTTCCTCCTAAGACAGCTTTACCACAGGCTAGAGCTTCTAAATAGACTATCCCAAATCCTTCTCTTTTGCTAGGCATAGCGAACAAATCACATAGATTATAGTAATCACATAAATCTTCGTCGGGGATGAAGCCTGCGAGAGTGACATATTTTTGAAGATTATTTTGTTGAATGATCTGGAGTAACCGATCGCGATCGCTACCTTTGCCCACAATCATGTAATGGATATCAGGAATAGATTGCCTCAGAATCGGTAATACTGACAGAATCTGATCATAGCCCTTGTATTTTTCGGAGGTGACAAGGCGGGATACCGTGAGGATAATTTTTTGCCGAGGGCTTAGCCCATATTTTTGCAATAAATGGGTGGGTTTATCTCTAATTTCCCAAACATGAGGATCAAAAGTATTATGTAAAACCCCCACTTTTTCAGGTGATATCACCTGTTGTTGACAGATTCGATCGCGTGTGAAGTTACTGACCGCCAGAATTAAGTCCGCATTCTGTAGTGATTTCTTTAGTAAAGGATTTTGAATATTCCACGCTTCGATCCCATGAGCGATCACAATATATCGTGTACCAATGATCTTTTTGAGGATAAAAGCGATCGGTGCAAAATTTATGTGTGTCGTAATGATCAGATCAGGCTTTTGGGCGATCGCTTTACTAAGTAATTGCCAACTAAAAAATAAAGTCCTCAGAGGCAATGGGATCGTTCCTGCTCCATAAATTTTTGTCTGCAAATAGCTGCTATCTGGAGTAACTCGCGGCTGTATGTCTTCCCATGCATCATTTTTGAGGAAAATACTGAAACTGGAATCAGGATACAGAGATTGGAGTGCTTGCAATAAAAACCCTGAAAATACTTGAATCCCTCCCTTGGTAGAAAACAGTTCAGGAATCCAGAGATGAATATGTTGAGATTTGGTCATATTCTCACTACAAAAAAAGGAGGTGCTAAACACCTCCTTTTTTATATACTAAGACATCAGACAAAACTGACCTGAATGTAATTTAATTTCCCCCAGATCTGGTATCCAAGCAGCCCATTGCCCATCAGGATATTGACACATCAGCAACGCCTCATCATAGCTACTAGATGCAATCGGTTCTAGCAATGTTACCCAAGTAGAAGGTAAGGGTTGAAGACATTGTAGATAGTGAGACTGCTTTGTATTCTGAGTACCTTGATAAGTACGCATCTGTGTCGTGTTTGTCATTGCTTTCTCTCTGCGATTTGGTAGCAGGTTTACTAAATTAGTTATTTAAATTTTGTTTTTGGTAGTGCTGCAAAGTAATTTTTTTAGTAATTGTGGTACGAGTCCTTCGCGCCCGCAACACAATTACATTGCATGACTGCCTTGTTTTTAAATAATTTTTTAAGAGCCAAAGTGAATTTAGCCCTCTAAATTATGTCATGAGAAAAGTATATATAGTAATTTTAGTATTAAAAAATACAGAAATTTTATTATAAATTAAAACCTGACATATAGC includes:
- a CDS encoding M23 family metallopeptidase — protein: MFTRYLKLPLLIALSLLTVIAAVIFGVSKADALQVMLRPNPPVLGDTVSVWIATDKKTGVPPTVLVDRKQFPAFQMSANRWRAFIPTTPLDQAGLKQVVVKGDGLQQILPMQLGDRDFPTQSIWLSGSGSDLEPTDYEWDKVSAFKKLVTPQKFWNGVFLKPNEGEITTGFGVRRYYNGEFANDYYHRGIDYAGGYGSPVIAPAAGYVRLVGTVSQGFRLHGNTVGVDHGQGVESIFLHLSEIYVKEGDFVNAGQAIGAVGATGAATGPHLHWGLYVNGESINPVAWRYEGVE
- a CDS encoding prepilin peptidase produces the protein MLLIESLFLQILAIAIGACIGSFLNVVIYRVPAGLSILHPPSRCPHCLRQLAPRDNIPIIGWFLIKGKCRYCHTPVSWRYPAIEAFTAFLFWCIALYFGNSQPPLILGFYALFLSWLLALSMIDFDTMTLPNSLTQSGLLLGSFYQGSLAFANSNDRTNFATHLLLGIGGAVLGIWLLDIMRIAGRIFLQKEAMGGGDAKLAAMIGMWLGWQQVLLTILLASAIGTCVGVIAVLFSKVCKQQPIPFGPFLAIGGTISLFFGKSILKTYLGWFGLA
- a CDS encoding DUF4189 domain-containing protein, translated to MSKNFWNSLVIAAAIVIPTMAVGGLEAKAQSYGAIARSPSTQDKGYSWNFRSRSAAENRAISECESVSGAGDCEVLIWARNACMSISESSNGAAGTGWSTDEYQAERTARRVCRNYGGTNCYVTRTICLPY
- a CDS encoding TrmH family RNA methyltransferase, whose translation is MLTSTRNPLVKQLRSLGESAKDRKEQGLFLVEGTHALTEAIATAFPIATVCCTEKWITANPDLYKHIEASVDEIKRLEIVSEEVLQAIATTKNPDGAIAAAFLPSHKIAQISTLGLALETIQDPRNIGVIIRSAVAVGIDGMLVSNDSVDLTNPKIIRATAGQWFHCPMQTSTNIADDIRKLQAQGVKAIATLANAKKTYWDYDFTQPTLILLGNEGNGLSQKLIELADESLSIPQSDRVESLNVAICASLLLYEAKRQREMGRK
- a CDS encoding glycosyltransferase yields the protein MKVLHIIPSVAKVRGGPSKAVIEMVKALQSQNVDAEIATTNDNGKDLLDVPLGELTDQLEEYGNVPIRFFARFSPNVNAVREFAYSRTLTAWLWQHITDYDIIHVHAIFSYASTIAMAIARIKKVPYINRPLGQLCEWSLQQSKLRKQVYLNIIERSNLLHSQSLHFTAEQEREESQQLNLNIPNFVLPHGVHIPELIANAQDQLRQILQIPDQIPIILFMSRIHPKKGLEYLIPALGKFPDSNFAFVIAGNGESDYIKQIQSLLETHQIRDRTHLVGFVNGELKNLYLQGADLFVLTSHSENFGIAVIESLVAGTPVLITDGVAIAPMVQSHDLGYVTQLDTVAIAATIQEFFEHPQVAKQKGDRAQPYIAENYSWAKIADSLINIYTKYVKYSKS
- the asnB gene encoding asparagine synthase (glutamine-hydrolyzing): MCGIAGFLALSLPTETERYTRILQIALQHRGDDDQGLYLSPQRDVALIHTRLAILDLSQNGHQPMHIADQRYWITFNGEIYNFLELREQLKKEGETFFSYTDTEVILKLYAKHGERCLDLLRGMFAFAIWDDREKVCFMARDPFGIKPLYYWYQGKTLIFASELRAIIALGIIPKQLSPVGLFTYLTNGSVSEPWTIIDGIKSLEAGSSLRWQDGKIYHQKYWEINFPSVRYAEHSVEPSYAPIVAKLSLEAIATTRTALFNSVTHHLVSDVPIGIFLSGGIDSTALVAIARQIQGNELRTYSLTFKEEAWNEGAIAKQVADHFGTSHTEYLLTADLAHNLLPEYWRSLDQPTIDGFNTFCISQITHQQGMKVVLSGLGSDELFGGYRTFRQVPWMVEQRQRVALLKAIAKVIGKGLEQLAQSPKYRRLGAFLTKDNSIKNAYGLVRGVFSHWEAYQLVQFYLGKDAGEQIKNEIVTFITSENQYFPQFPTPQDEVSYLELSRYMRNQLLRDSDVMSMKWGLELRVPFVDRALFEVINQIPAATRLQNHKKLLTKAIPEIPEYIINRPKRGFTIPFFQWIDKDLLKGTMDIKIPNHIPLPPQQWYRRWSLVVLQNWLQVLSL
- a CDS encoding glycosyltransferase family 4 protein, with the translated sequence MTKSQHIHLWIPELFSTKGGIQVFSGFLLQALQSLYPDSSFSIFLKNDAWEDIQPRVTPDSSYLQTKIYGAGTIPLPLRTLFFSWQLLSKAIAQKPDLIITTHINFAPIAFILKKIIGTRYIVIAHGIEAWNIQNPLLKKSLQNADLILAVSNFTRDRICQQQVISPEKVGVLHNTFDPHVWEIRDKPTHLLQKYGLSPRQKIILTVSRLVTSEKYKGYDQILSVLPILRQSIPDIHYMIVGKGSDRDRLLQIIQQNNLQKYVTLAGFIPDEDLCDYYNLCDLFAMPSKREGFGIVYLEALACGKAVLGGNLDGAVDALCQGEIGALINPDNLQEIATIITKILSCKYEHPLMYQPQRLRQVVISKFGFEHFQQNLSNYLSSFLN